In the Drosophila biarmipes strain raj3 chromosome X, RU_DBia_V1.1, whole genome shotgun sequence genome, one interval contains:
- the LOC108033094 gene encoding uncharacterized protein LOC108033094 translates to MHNLIKSSALFKILKKPLPDNYFEDSEEEEDYEDITSELPRPSSVVKLCANAPEFVPRLRKQAPNQSEDKVDLTELKKMFEALDEGKKSPKEEEYENKVDLTELKKMFEALDEPRSSKSIKTLPWKGFPKRVDGNPRGAQVILLNDLDYMIVPRNKSNRKWLGEKLFNPAEFKDNSEPETAFPTSSTSYLPAPDDRDEKAHQRRVEQDRKVALEALKLVEQRRMRDPLVPPPNQAKDSSEKPQPVVHLSRSPIGFTPEERLKVDRLRIAKRERIEKALLEMEKEKKEQQRLQLQQEKRVLAPNLQSSVQKKPDKEKKEAEVATKRFIPTAKEWAELRRAKQLAKLEADKENVKPAKPKTALKANETDLPSKSTRKDDPGSSPAKLVSSPPEKLLEGEKRRGNLTHFKSYRRFSFRRSSKADTTIVLEESAKVVQRYSMEELLQLEPQPEDLENPNIDESFRRFGFLCN, encoded by the exons ATGCACAATTTGATCAAGAGTAGCGCACTCTTCAAGATCCTCAAGAAGCCGTTGCCGGACAATTACTTTGAGGacagcgaggaggaggaggattacgaggataTCACCAGCGAGCTGCCGCGTCCGAGTTCAGTGGTGAAGCTCTGTGCCAACGCTCCGGAGTTTGTGCCCCGCTTAAGGAAGCAGGCGCCTAACCAAAGTGAGGATAAAGTGGATTTgactgaattaaaaaaaatgttcgagGCCTTGGATGAGGGAAAGAAGTCTCCAAAAGAGGAAGAATATGAAAACAAGGTGGATTTGACTGAACTGAAGAAGATGTTCGAGGCTCTCGATGAACCGAGGTCAAGCAAGTCCATAAAAACGCTGCCCTGGAAGGGATTCCCCAAGAGAGTCGATGGAA ATCCTCGCGGTGCACAGGTGATTTTGCTGAACGACCTGGACTACATGATTGTGCCCCGCAACAAGTCAAACAGAAAGTGGCTAGgggaaaaactttttaatccAGCTGAATTCAAGGATAATAGTGAACCCGAAACTGCCTTTCCCACATCATCCACATCCTATTTACCAGCTCCCGATGACAGAGACGAAAAGGCCCATCAAAGGCGAGTGGAGCAGGATCGCAAGGTGGCCTTGGAAGCCCTGAAGCTGGTGGAGCAAAGGCGCATGAGGGATCCCTTGGTGCCGCCGCCAAATCAGGCCAAAGACAGCTCAGAGAAACCCCAGCCGGTGGTGCATCTCTCCCGATCACCCATCGGATTCACACCGGAGGAGAGACTCAAAGTGGATCGCTTGCGCATCGCGAAGAGGGAGCGCATCGAAAAGGCCCTGTTGGAGAtggaaaaagagaaaaaggaGCAGCAGCGTTTGCAATTGCAGCAGGAGAAGCGAGTCCTGGCGCCCAATCTTCAGAGCAGCGTGCAAAAGAAGCCCGACAAGGAGAAGAAGGAGGCGGAGGTGGCCACCAAAAGATTTATACCCACCGCCAAGGAGTGGGCCGAGCTGCGTCGGGCCAAGCAGCTGGCCAAGTTGGAGGCTGACAAGGAGAATGTCAAGCCAGCTAAACCGAAAACTGCTTTAAAAGCCAATGAGACTGACTTGCCATCGAAAAGCACTAGAAAAGACGATCCTGGATCATCGCCAGCCAAACTGGTCTCTTCTCCACCGGAAAAACTGCTCGAAGGCGAGAAACGCAGGGGAAATCTCACCCATTTCAAGTCATATCGCCGGTTCTCCTTCCGTAGAAGTTCTAAGGCTGATACAACTATAGTACTCGAGGAGAGCGCAAAAGTCGTACAACGCTACAGCATGGAGGAACTGCTGCAGCTCGAGCCGCAGCCAGAGGACCTTGAGAATCCCAACATTGATGAGAGCTTCAGGCGATTTGGATTTCTGTGCAATTGA